From Desulfuromonas soudanensis, the proteins below share one genomic window:
- a CDS encoding class II fructose-bisphosphate aldolase — protein MGNTVHFSDLGLVNTREIFRKAVGGGYAIPAYNFNNLEQLQAIVVACVETSSPVIIQVSKGARNYANETMLRHMAQGAVAMATEMGSKIPIVLHLDHGDSFELCKSCVDSGFSSVMIDGSHLPYEENIALTKKVVDYAHARDVSVEGELGVLAGIEDEVSAEHSTYTQPEEVEDFVAKTGVDSLAISIGTSHGAFKFRLKEGESVPPLRFDILEEIERRLPGFPIVLHGASSVVQEYVELINAYGGHMEGAVGVPEEQLRRAAASAVCKINIDSDGRLAVTAKVREYLAKNPGEFDPRKYLGEARNELVRLIKHKNQAVLGSAGKA, from the coding sequence ATGGGCAATACGGTGCATTTCAGTGATCTTGGCCTGGTCAATACCCGGGAAATCTTCAGGAAGGCGGTCGGCGGCGGGTACGCCATCCCCGCCTACAACTTCAACAACCTCGAGCAGCTGCAGGCCATCGTCGTCGCCTGCGTCGAAACCTCCTCGCCGGTGATCATCCAGGTGAGCAAGGGGGCGCGCAACTACGCCAACGAGACGATGTTGCGCCACATGGCCCAGGGCGCCGTGGCGATGGCCACGGAGATGGGCTCGAAGATCCCCATCGTCCTCCATCTCGATCACGGCGATTCCTTCGAGCTCTGCAAATCCTGCGTCGACTCGGGCTTCTCGTCGGTGATGATCGACGGTTCGCACCTCCCTTATGAGGAGAACATCGCCCTGACGAAGAAGGTGGTCGACTACGCCCACGCCCGGGACGTCTCCGTCGAGGGGGAACTCGGGGTCCTGGCCGGGATCGAGGACGAGGTCTCCGCCGAGCATTCCACCTACACCCAGCCGGAGGAGGTGGAGGACTTCGTCGCCAAGACCGGCGTCGACTCCCTGGCCATTTCCATCGGCACCAGCCACGGCGCCTTCAAGTTCCGCCTCAAGGAGGGGGAATCGGTGCCGCCGCTGCGCTTCGATATTCTCGAGGAGATCGAACGGCGCCTCCCCGGGTTTCCCATCGTTCTCCACGGCGCCTCCAGCGTCGTGCAGGAGTACGTGGAGCTGATCAATGCTTACGGCGGCCATATGGAAGGGGCCGTCGGCGTTCCCGAGGAGCAGTTGCGCCGCGCCGCGGCCAGCGCCGTGTGCAAGATCAACATCGACTCCGACGGCCGGCTGGCGGTGACCGCCAAGGTCCGTGAATACCTCGCCAAAAACCCCGGCGAATTCGATCCTCGCAAATATCTCGGCGAGGCGCGCAACGAACTGGTCAGGCTGATCAAGCACAAGAACCAGGCGGTCCTCGGCAGCGCCGGCAAGGCCTGA
- a CDS encoding glyceraldehyde-3-phosphate dehydrogenase, with the protein MSSTKKQENYFKDWQNREELAETALPLIGRLYRNHGVVTTVYGRSLVNKSTIDILKAHRFARQILENELSIRDSFPVIEAMTRLDLAPGKVDIGKLTIRFQAQGNGLDLDTFLRQELAAINTGKAPILSEPRDVVLYGFGRIGRLLARILIEQAGGGDKMRLRAAVVRKGSDDDLAKRASLLRRDSVHGPFNGAITIDKEENAIIANGNMIRIIYSDAPETVDYTQYGIRDAILVDNTGKWRDRDGLGRHLQAKGISRVLLTAPGKGTIPNVVYGVNNDLIRDEESILSAASCTTNAIVPVLKAINDGFGIVNGHVETCHSYTNDQNLIDNYHDKDRRGRGAPLNMVITETGAAKAVAKALPELAGKLTGNAIRVPTPNVSLAILNLTLEKETSVAELNSYLRDVSLDSPLQNQIDYTNSPEAVSSDFVGSEYAGVVDSLATIVEKNRCVLYVWYDNEYGYSCQVVRMLDRVAGLELPSLPA; encoded by the coding sequence ATGAGTAGTACCAAGAAGCAGGAAAACTATTTCAAGGACTGGCAAAACCGGGAAGAGCTCGCCGAAACGGCCCTCCCCCTCATCGGCCGGCTCTACCGCAACCACGGCGTCGTCACCACCGTCTACGGGCGCTCCCTGGTCAACAAGTCGACCATCGACATCCTCAAGGCCCACCGCTTTGCCCGGCAGATTCTCGAGAACGAACTCTCGATCCGGGACAGTTTTCCGGTCATCGAGGCGATGACCCGCCTGGACCTCGCCCCCGGCAAGGTCGACATCGGCAAGCTGACCATCCGCTTCCAGGCCCAGGGAAACGGCCTCGACCTCGACACCTTTCTGCGCCAGGAACTCGCCGCCATCAACACCGGCAAGGCTCCGATCCTCAGCGAGCCCCGCGACGTCGTTCTCTACGGCTTCGGCCGCATCGGCCGCCTTCTCGCCCGCATCCTCATCGAGCAGGCCGGCGGCGGCGACAAGATGCGCCTCCGCGCCGCGGTGGTGCGCAAGGGGAGCGACGACGACCTGGCCAAGCGCGCCAGCCTCCTGCGCCGCGATTCGGTGCACGGCCCCTTCAACGGCGCCATCACCATCGACAAGGAGGAGAACGCGATCATCGCCAACGGCAACATGATCCGCATCATCTACTCCGACGCGCCGGAAACCGTCGACTACACCCAGTACGGAATCAGGGACGCCATCCTCGTCGACAACACCGGCAAATGGCGCGACCGCGACGGCCTCGGCCGTCACCTCCAGGCCAAGGGGATTTCCCGCGTCCTCCTCACCGCGCCCGGCAAGGGGACGATCCCCAACGTCGTCTACGGCGTCAACAACGATCTGATCCGGGACGAGGAGAGCATCCTCTCCGCCGCCAGTTGCACCACCAACGCCATCGTCCCGGTCCTCAAGGCGATCAACGACGGCTTCGGCATCGTCAACGGCCACGTGGAGACCTGCCACTCGTACACCAACGACCAGAACCTCATCGACAACTACCACGACAAGGACCGCCGCGGCCGCGGGGCCCCTCTCAACATGGTCATCACCGAGACCGGCGCCGCCAAGGCCGTGGCCAAGGCGCTGCCGGAACTGGCCGGCAAGCTCACCGGCAACGCCATCCGCGTGCCGACCCCCAACGTCTCGCTGGCCATCCTCAATCTGACTTTGGAGAAAGAGACGTCGGTGGCCGAGCTCAACAGCTATCTGCGCGACGTCTCCCTCGACTCGCCGCTGCAGAACCAGATCGACTACACCAACTCCCCCGAGGCGGTCTCCAGCGACTTCGTCGGCAGCGAGTACGCCGGTGTGGTCGACTCCCTGGCCACCATCGTCGAGAAAAACCGCTGCGTCCTCTATGTCTGGTACGACAACGAGTACGGCTACAGCTGCCAGGTGGTGCGCATGCTCGACCGCGTCGCCGGCCTCGAGCTCCCCTCCCTCCCCGCCTGA
- a CDS encoding 4Fe-4S binding protein: MKTLLTLRNLRRAVQILSLAIIVALFLATEYRGEDRLPYPVGLLFRLDPLAALAAAFAPGSFPWAILWPALALLLLTALFGRFFCGWICPLGTTLDGCGKALGRGANGNYPRRRRIKYYLLIFLVAAALFGVQLFGLFDPLAIFLRTLTLSLYPAANLLLSDFFDFFYQHSVPLLSPLVNGAYPLFRDTVLAFQQPYFTLSLFTLVVFVAIIFLEKVEGRFWCKNLCPLGALFGLCASRALLVRRPGTLCADCRSCTERCHAGAVTAGGHRRQECLLCLDCSDFCPERRVTWSFGNPGKGRVGIDLSRRGLLASLAGGVLIAPVVGIAPPVYRRNPFLLRPPGAVNEEEFLRRCIRCGECLKVCIGGALHPAFLQAGATGLWTPLLVPRIGYCEYNCTLCGQVCPTGAIRLLPLAEKKKEVVGLAVFDKNRCLPFAEGVECLVCEEHCPTGEKAIVFEEKEVLVEGVATNLKFPRLLKKRCVGCGICETKCPIEGSSAIRVINEGESRRTKDAWV, encoded by the coding sequence CGACGGAATACCGGGGAGAGGACAGGCTCCCCTATCCTGTCGGCCTCCTCTTTCGCCTCGACCCCCTCGCCGCTCTCGCCGCCGCCTTCGCTCCGGGTTCCTTTCCCTGGGCGATTCTCTGGCCGGCCCTCGCCCTGCTCCTTTTGACGGCGCTCTTCGGGCGATTCTTCTGCGGCTGGATCTGTCCCCTCGGCACCACCCTCGACGGCTGCGGCAAGGCGCTGGGGCGCGGAGCGAACGGCAATTATCCCCGCCGGCGGCGGATCAAGTACTATCTCCTGATCTTCCTAGTCGCCGCCGCTCTCTTCGGCGTGCAGCTGTTCGGGCTCTTCGATCCCCTGGCGATCTTTCTTCGCACCCTGACGCTCTCGCTCTATCCGGCCGCCAATCTTCTCCTCAGCGATTTCTTCGATTTTTTCTATCAGCATTCCGTGCCCCTCCTTTCGCCCCTGGTCAACGGCGCCTACCCCCTGTTCCGCGACACCGTCCTGGCCTTCCAGCAGCCCTACTTCACCCTCTCCCTCTTCACCCTTGTCGTCTTTGTCGCGATCATTTTTCTTGAGAAGGTCGAGGGGCGCTTCTGGTGCAAGAATCTCTGTCCCCTCGGCGCCCTTTTCGGTCTCTGCGCCTCCAGGGCGCTCCTGGTTCGCCGCCCCGGGACCCTTTGCGCCGATTGCCGGAGCTGCACCGAGCGCTGCCACGCCGGTGCGGTGACCGCCGGGGGGCATCGCCGCCAGGAGTGCCTCCTCTGTCTCGACTGCAGCGACTTCTGCCCCGAGCGCCGGGTGACTTGGAGCTTCGGCAATCCGGGGAAGGGGAGGGTGGGGATCGATCTGAGCCGCCGGGGACTCCTCGCCTCCCTGGCCGGGGGCGTTTTGATCGCGCCGGTGGTCGGGATCGCTCCGCCGGTCTATCGCCGCAACCCCTTCCTCCTTCGTCCCCCCGGCGCCGTGAATGAGGAGGAATTTTTGCGCCGCTGCATCCGCTGCGGTGAATGCCTGAAAGTCTGCATCGGCGGCGCTCTCCACCCCGCCTTCCTCCAGGCCGGGGCGACAGGTCTCTGGACCCCGCTCCTCGTCCCGCGCATCGGCTACTGCGAGTACAATTGCACGCTCTGCGGTCAGGTCTGCCCCACCGGCGCCATCCGCCTCCTCCCTCTGGCCGAGAAGAAGAAGGAGGTCGTCGGCCTGGCGGTCTTCGACAAAAATCGCTGTCTCCCTTTTGCCGAAGGGGTGGAATGTCTGGTTTGCGAGGAGCACTGTCCGACGGGGGAGAAGGCGATTGTTTTCGAGGAGAAGGAGGTCCTTGTCGAGGGGGTGGCGACCAACCTCAAATTCCCTCGACTGCTGAAAAAACGCTGTGTCGGCTGCGGCATCTGCGAAACCAAGTGTCCCATCGAGGGGAGCAGCGCCATCCGGGTGATTAACGAAGGGGAGAGCCGGCGGACAAAGGATGCCTGGGTCTGA